The Planctomycetota bacterium DNA window GTGGCAATGATTCAAGCTTCGGTGATGGATCGGGAACTACATTCGTTGAATGGGAAGGAGCACCCAATGCCGTTCGTTTGGCTGGACTTGAGGTTGCGCCAGACAACTCCCTCATAATCGGTGCTGCTATTCAAGAGTTTAGAAATGGCAGATGGGCTATGAGTATGTCACGTGTGTCGCCGGATGGTGAAAGCTCCGTCTTTGGGGAACGCCAGTTTGGTGCCGGGCAAATTAATCCCGAGGAACTTGTACTTCAACGTACTAACGGTGAACTGCAGGTTGTAGTGATTGGGCAAAGTAGCAGTTTTGGTCCTGGTATAACCTTGGGATCATCAACAGGACTAGCATCATTTGACTTTGAAACTGGTGCGGCCATTCAAAGCCATATCGTACCAGGTGGTGGAACCAACATTCGAAGAATTTTCGATGCCACGGTATTGTCAGATCCTGTGAATCCAAATAGTGACATCATATATGCGATCGGAGATATCGATTTTTCCGCGATAACTCCCGGTGATGCTCCACGGACGTTTATCCAGAGATTTGGAACCGATTTGAAGCCCATCCCGTTTGGCTCTGAAGAGTTTATCGAGGTTCAAAATTTACGAATGCCGTCGATCGCAACACTTCCAGATGGGAGCATTGTTGTCGCCGGGGTTGGGGATTCGCAGGCGATCCAATCGACGCTTGTTGTACAAAAATTTTCCGCTGACGGTATCCGGGACGAAACCTTTGGTGGCTTTGTGCTGGAAAATCACAGCGCTACACTTGGTAATCTTAGCGGAGAAGTGGATATTGCGGTTACCGATGATAATATCTATATTTCAGTTGGTAATGCTGGAGTTGGGAATCGACTCATTACTGTGAAATTAGATGGTGCCACGGGAATCATCGACTCGAGTTATTTAGATGATGTAACACCAAGCTTCAACATTGCCGGGGTCGTTGCCGAAGCTGATAGCGGGAGTCTCGAATCTCGTATCCTGACGGATGCTTTTGATAGGGTCATCGTTTCAACTGGAGGCGCACCTGTGTTTAATGGGCCAGGTGAAAAGGTGCTGTTCCGTTACAGGGCGGCGCAGCCGCCTCTCGAAACGATTACCGTTGAGTTTAGTTCTTATACGGAGCAACTTGAGACATATGAGGAAGATGGATTCACCTTTCTGAGTTTTGATGGTTCGCCCACTAATGTAGATGAGGATCTCCTTATCTTAGGCGAAGCGGATGGCTACGCGAGTGGTAATCAGGTCTTACATCCTATTAACTTTGGTCGCGGCATTCGTATCACGCGACCTGATGATGTTCCTTTCATACTTGAATCATTTGATTTGCTCGGTAATCGGTACAATCCCAACGCATATGCTGATGCCGTTATTACAATCTTTCCTGTCGGGGGGCAGCCAGTATCGTTGGACGCTCTTGCAGTTGCACCGAATAGTAAGCTTGATCCCCAGTTGTATTTGATTCCGCCAGCATCTCAGATTTTAGTAGATAAGATTGAAGTCAACTTCCAGCAAGGTGATAACCCTTTACCCGGCGGGTATGGCGTGTATGCTGCTTTAGATAACTTCAAATTTCGATTTGAAGGAACAGAAGCAGCGGCGTTCGTCTCTCAAACCCCATTTTTGCCTAGCCCATCGCCAGTTGAGATCAGCTTGTTTTCTGATGATCAACTCGAAGCCGAAGAGCTTGTTGACTTTCTATCTTAACGGCGTCGCGGAAAATCTCTGATCAGGTCCATCGGATTTGATACGCACGGTCGCATGACCAGATGGACCGCACAACTTTCGTTGTGCTATTGTTTGGGCATGCGATTGTGCGTTAATCAAGGGAGTCACTTTTTGTGCGATGGTGGCTCCCCGTTTTTCTACCTTGCTGACACGGCGTGGTTGTTGTTCAACAAGCTTACCGAGGACGATGCACGCAAGCTCTTTGTCGACCGAAGTTCGAAGGGTTTCACCGTCGTACAGGCGTGTGTGTTTCGGGATCTCTTCAAGCCGAACACGGCGAACGTCGCGGGGGTTAAGCCGTTCGCGAGCGATGACGACATGCGGGCGGTTCGGCTCAATCCGGACTGGGTCGCGCATGTCGTGCGCGTGACCAAGATCGCCGCGGAGTACGGGCTGACGATGGGGCTCTTGCCGACGTGGGGGGACAAGTGGAACGAGCACTCGAACTCGGCCGGGCCGGTGATCATGGACCGAGCATCGGCGCGTGAGTACTGCTGCGGCTTGTCGGACGCGCTGGGCGAGTGCGAGAACGTCATCTGGATTCTCGGCGGCGACAGCCCGGTCCGCACGCAGGCCGAGGCCGACACGATCCGCGCGATGGCCGACGGCATCCGCAGCGGGCGTAGCGCCGATCACCTGATCAGTTTCCACCCCGAAGGACAAAGCTCATCGGCGATCTTCCACAGCGAGCCGTGGCTCGACTTCAACGCGATCCAGTCGAGCCACTTCAAGCCGAACTTCCCCAACTACCTGCACATCGAGCGGCTGCATGCCGAGCGGCCGACCAAGCCGGTGATCGACCTCGAGGCAAACTACGAACGCATCCCGATGTTCCTGACTGCATGGCACGGGTTGCAGCCGAAGATGGACGTGGTCTTCAGCGCGTACGACGTGCGCAAGGCGTACTACCGAAGCGTGCTGGCCGGGGCGGCGGGGCACACCTACGGCTGCGAGCCGATACGGCAGGTGCATCGCAAGGGTGACAAGGTGCACGGCGCCGAGGGGGAGTCGATGATGACGTGGGACGTCGCGCTCGGCGAGCCGGGCAGCGGACAGTTGAAGCTGCTCAAGGACACGTTGCTTTCGCGCAGCTACTTCACACGCACACCGGCGCAGGAACTGCTGCGGAGTTACACCCAGCAACCCGCCTGGGCCGACCCAATGGGCGTGGGCATCCCGTTCGCCGCGCAGGAAAACACCGACCCGGTCAGCCACATCCGCGTCGCGAGGTGTACGAACGGTTCGTACCTCTACGTCTACATGCCCGTGCGGCAGCTGCTCTACCTCGACGTCTCCGGCCTCGCGTCGAAGCACCTACGCCTCACCGCCCATGACCCCGCCAGCGGCGACGTTGTCGACACGTTCGACTTCGACATGCCCAGGGTCGAAGACACCGGCGCGACCTATGCGACGCGGGTTGAAGATGGCATGCTGTTCTACGTGCCGCGGACCGACCTCGACAGCTTCATCATCATCGACGCGATCTGACCATGAGCGAAACGAACAGCCAACGCATCGCGATTGTCACCGGTGCCGCGTCCGGGATCGGGCGAGCGATCGCCGAAGACCTGCGCGACCGGGGCATGACCGTCGGCGCGCTCGACGTCGGCGCGGATGTGCCCGACGGATGCGCGCCGCTCATTGCGGACGTGCGTGACGGCGAACAGGTCCGCGCCGCGATCGACGCTTTCGCCAAGCAACACGGCCGACTCGACCTGCTCGTCGGCAACGCTGGCGTGAGCCTCGTCGGCACCATCGAGGACAACGACGAGGCCGACTGGCAACGTACGTTCGATGTGAATGTCTTCGGCCAGTTCCGCGTGGTCCGCGCCGCGCTGCCGTGGCTGCGCGAGTCCGACGCGGCGTCGATCGTGCTGATGAGTTCCTGCAGCGCGACCAACGGCATCCCACAACGCGCCGTCTACTCCGCCAGCAAGGGCGCGGTGCAATCCCTCACCGCGGCACTCGCGGTCGACCTGCTTCCCGAGA harbors:
- a CDS encoding DUF4038 domain-containing protein; translated protein: MRLCVNQGSHFLCDGGSPFFYLADTAWLLFNKLTEDDARKLFVDRSSKGFTVVQACVFRDLFKPNTANVAGVKPFASDDDMRAVRLNPDWVAHVVRVTKIAAEYGLTMGLLPTWGDKWNEHSNSAGPVIMDRASAREYCCGLSDALGECENVIWILGGDSPVRTQAEADTIRAMADGIRSGRSADHLISFHPEGQSSSAIFHSEPWLDFNAIQSSHFKPNFPNYLHIERLHAERPTKPVIDLEANYERIPMFLTAWHGLQPKMDVVFSAYDVRKAYYRSVLAGAAGHTYGCEPIRQVHRKGDKVHGAEGESMMTWDVALGEPGSGQLKLLKDTLLSRSYFTRTPAQELLRSYTQQPAWADPMGVGIPFAAQENTDPVSHIRVARCTNGSYLYVYMPVRQLLYLDVSGLASKHLRLTAHDPASGDVVDTFDFDMPRVEDTGATYATRVEDGMLFYVPRTDLDSFIIIDAI
- a CDS encoding SDR family oxidoreductase → MSETNSQRIAIVTGAASGIGRAIAEDLRDRGMTVGALDVGADVPDGCAPLIADVRDGEQVRAAIDAFAKQHGRLDLLVGNAGVSLVGTIEDNDEADWQRTFDVNVFGQFRVVRAALPWLRESDAASIVLMSSCSATNGIPQRAVYSASKGAVQSLTAALAVDLLPENIRVNAVSPATVDTPFMAELIARVDDPAAHRRSLEARQPTGRMITPTEIATAVAYLADPNNRNVTGTTLIIDGGMATLRPV